The DNA sequence GGTAGAGAAGCTATTAAGAAGGCCTGGCTGGCCACGCGTGTGACATTATCATTAGAGTCTTACTCATTGGTCAATGGATGATTTCACTCTCAGTAGTCCCACAGCTCAAACTCGCAAATATATGCAGTGTTTCTCAAAACAAACCAAGCCGGACATTCTGTAGGCTCACACGCTTGTGGACCTGCTGCTTTCTGTCCTAGTGCATTGAGCTTGGAAATATATGAGAGCCAACAAAACCTTTTCAGTCATTGCGCCTTGCCACAGTTTTGCTGGCATTTCCACACATCAAAACagatctaaatataaatgttgatTTGTGAGCTTGATATTTTGGTATCTCCGTCTCATCCTCTAATCCAGGCTTAGTCCAGAAAGTGGACCAGCGGCTCCCAGTTGCCAACGAGTACCTGCTTCTGTCGGGCGGGGCCCGGGAGGGAGTCCTGGACCTGGACCCTGAGCACTTGGGCAACTACGTCAAAGGGGCCGATTTCGACCTGGACTTCACCCTGCTGGTGCCTGCTCTGAAGCTCCATGACCGCAATCAGCCGGTCACCCTGGACATGAGACACTCCCCACCCTGCCACTCATGGCTCAGCCTCCGCCTCTGCGACTCCAACGTCTTATCCCGCTGGAGCATCTGCTGCCAGGAAGAGAATGGACATCCCaccgaggaggatgaggaggacgatGGCGAAATGGGTGAGGAGAAAAAGTGGGCTAATGAATAGAGGAAGACCAGTGACAGAGAGATTGGTCAGGAGGACAAGGGGGTACAAAAGGTGAAAGGATTTAGTAAGAAGTGAAATAAGAGCTACATGGAGAGTAAAGGACAAAGTGAAAGGTGGATGGAGGATAAGGAAATGGTAAAATAGAAAGATGAAGAGATATGTGCAAAGAGGAGTGGAGTAAACAGCATTGAGGGTTCTGCAGCAGTGCAGGTTGGAAGGTGGGGGACTGATTCaattttgttcatgtttcacTCAGATAATTTGATGCATGATGTTGTGGTGCAATTTTCCGGAGGACCCGCTCCTCTTTACTCTTCAGATAGGTGAAAAAACCCACTGGAAATGAACGTTAAAGCATTTTTGAGTTGAAGAAACAAAAGTTCACGATTACACGGCAGCTCCGCGACCACACCGCAACATCAATCCACCAGATGCTCGCGGGCATGAAACTTGCAAGATGAGAAAAGTAATGACATTTATTGATACTAATCGTTTTAATTTTCAGCAATTGGTAAAATACATTTCCCACAGGATCTTATGTTGCTGTATTTGCGCTGTTTAGTTGACAGAGTGTACACCAAAATGCGATCGAAAGGTTGAAATAAGGGCAGCAGTgttatgaaatacatttttttcctcaCCTCTCTTCAGCATTATTAGTAAACTGTATATTACAGGTGCCCCAAAATCTACTCGAGGGCTGCAACCATTACTTTCATTAACAGTTTGTTAATGATTGATGATTCTGAGCTAATTCTCAGCCGTCCAAAtcctaatttaatttatttgcaatatatatgaaaaaactTAGCAAGTATCACAATTTGGTGGAATCAGCAACTCTATTTCCGCTAGATATAGATATTCTATTTCGTTTTTTATCGTTCAACTTAACTTATTTTTGAGTCTTACTTAAATTCTAAAACATTTAGCCATAATGTCTAAATATCCTAAATCAACGTCCAAAATGGCTAACGAGTGCATATCCCAACGACAACAACTGGGGGACTAGTCGTGTAGAGTGGGAGCCACACAGCTAGTGTAGCAGGAGAGTGAACCATCAATCTGCACCAGTGCTGCCACATCATCCAGGTTCTATTATACAATCACACCCGGAACCGAGAGCTCAGTTTGCGCCGTAAATAATTGCGTGCCACTGCCAGCACAGGATTTACTCCCACGTTGACTGCGATCCATGTCACAGTAGCTGTTATTCACAAGTCTATGCTGttacctccctcctccctcctccctcccttacCTCCCCCGGTAGATAAAGGCTCCATCCCCTCCCTGGGCTCCCAGTCTCTGGATGGATCCtacttctctccctccctggtGACCGACTGGTTCTGGGGGGTGGTGAGCGAAGCCGTGGAGGAGCTCAGACGAAGCCCCCAGAGAGGCATCCCCTCTCCGGACCGACTGGAGAGGAACGGACCCCTCACCACCATCATCCTGCAGGTACAGAAGAACACTGAAAGGATGATAAAAGACCGATGGACTCCTTGTTGCCAGACGTtacaataattattaacaatgttaaagaagatGATTCAGGCTGTGATATCCCATCTCCTCCCTGCAGGCGGGCTCGAGCCGGGTGCTGTACGACCTGCTGCCCGTGGTGTCGTTCAGGGGCTGGCCCGCCGTGGCCCAGGGCTGGCTGACTGCCAACCACTTCTGGGATGGTAaaatcacagaggaggaggccatATCGGGCTTCTACCTGCTGCCCTGCTGCTCCCCGCTGGGGGGGCGGCCCGACAGGGAGTGGAGGCTGGCGTTCTCACGCAGCGAGGTGAGAACCTTCACTCTTTTCCCCTGGAATAGCTTTTAAACCATCAGGATATTTTGTCCATCtggttttgtatgtgtgttattttgCCCTTTTTCTTAAATCCTGTGAATACTTAACTATTTGGTTGTTTCTCTGTTATGACTAGGTTCAGTTGAAGAAGTGCATCCCCTTCCCTATGGCCCAGGCTTACCAAGCAGCCAAGGCAGTGCTGTCTCGTATCCTGGCTCGTCCCCGTGCAGGCCTCAGCCTCTACCACCTGCGTACCCTCCTGTTCTGGGCCTGCGACCGACTTCCTGGTGTCTACCTGTCCTGCTCCGATTCCGACACTCCTGCCCGCCTCCTCCTCGGTCTCCTGGACGACCTGGCCCATTGCATCCTCGGTAAAAATTGCCCAAACTACTTCCTGCCCCAGTGCAACATGTTGGAGCACCTGACTGACAGCCAGGCACTGCTCGTCGCAAGAAAACTGGCGCACGTGCGCTCAGACCCCAGCGATAACCTCCGGGCGGCTCTCGACCAAGCCCAGCAGGCAGGCCAGCTGAAGAAGGACCTATCGGCGAGCACCAACGGCCACGGCTCCCCAGGGCATCACTCCACCAACGGTATCATCTCGCCCTCGGACGACAAGCTGGCCcagcggctgcagcagctggtcaCAGAGAATCCTGGGAAATCAATATCGGTCTTCCTGAACCCGGACGATGTCACGCGGCCGCACTTCCGGATCGACGACAAGTTCTACTGAG is a window from the Limanda limanda chromosome 22, fLimLim1.1, whole genome shotgun sequence genome containing:
- the tmem102 gene encoding transmembrane protein 102, whose amino-acid sequence is MDSLMSAVAPRSPAPAKKLSEVDFRSGATLEQLSARVSELVLAEQGEFGDQTALEVHTAKDFIFNMLGLVQKVDQRLPVANEYLLLSGGAREGVLDLDPEHLGNYVKGADFDLDFTLLVPALKLHDRNQPVTLDMRHSPPCHSWLSLRLCDSNVLSRWSICCQEENGHPTEEDEEDDGEMDKGSIPSLGSQSLDGSYFSPSLVTDWFWGVVSEAVEELRRSPQRGIPSPDRLERNGPLTTIILQAGSSRVLYDLLPVVSFRGWPAVAQGWLTANHFWDGKITEEEAISGFYLLPCCSPLGGRPDREWRLAFSRSEVQLKKCIPFPMAQAYQAAKAVLSRILARPRAGLSLYHLRTLLFWACDRLPGVYLSCSDSDTPARLLLGLLDDLAHCILGKNCPNYFLPQCNMLEHLTDSQALLVARKLAHVRSDPSDNLRAALDQAQQAGQLKKDLSASTNGHGSPGHHSTNGIISPSDDKLAQRLQQLVTENPGKSISVFLNPDDVTRPHFRIDDKFY